Proteins encoded in a region of the Mucilaginibacter sabulilitoris genome:
- a CDS encoding MarR family winged helix-turn-helix transcriptional regulator, producing MEDKKIDKQLKAFEGLQDKNWQRLIFNLRKHLDTWTHYNIKPYWGQMKISYMPVICNICVDGSTTSELARLAMISKQNMSRTVKELEDAGMIVSRENPQDKRSDILELTKNGKLFLLEANKDVFRMSTIYKKLVGEKDLEIAVQVLNKIIDYHESLETENEGN from the coding sequence ATGGAGGATAAAAAGATAGATAAACAGTTGAAAGCCTTTGAAGGCTTGCAGGATAAGAACTGGCAGCGGCTAATATTCAATTTAAGAAAACACCTGGACACCTGGACACATTATAACATTAAACCTTATTGGGGGCAAATGAAAATTTCTTATATGCCGGTTATTTGTAATATCTGCGTTGACGGAAGTACTACGTCAGAACTGGCACGATTGGCGATGATATCCAAGCAAAACATGAGCCGTACCGTCAAGGAGTTAGAAGATGCCGGTATGATTGTGAGCAGGGAAAATCCCCAAGACAAACGGAGCGATATTCTTGAGCTTACTAAAAATGGAAAGCTCTTTTTGCTTGAAGCCAACAAAGATGTTTTCAGGATGAGTACTATTTACAAGAAATTAGTTGGAGAGAAAGACCTGGAAATAGCTGTGCAGGTTCTGAATAAGATCATTGATTACCACGAAAGTTTGGAGACTGAAAATGAAGGAAATTGA
- a CDS encoding VOC family protein — MEHNIKSIRPFIGATDFEVSRSFYRDLGFEETVLADNMSVFKSRQTAFYLQKAYVKDWIDNTMIFLEVDDVDRYWDELSALNLTAKYKTARLTSTRVEHWGKECFLHDPSGILWHFGQFF; from the coding sequence ATGGAACATAATATTAAATCAATCAGACCATTTATTGGCGCCACAGATTTTGAGGTATCGAGAAGTTTTTATCGTGATCTTGGTTTTGAAGAAACAGTATTAGCCGATAACATGTCGGTTTTTAAGAGCAGGCAAACAGCCTTTTATTTGCAGAAGGCCTATGTAAAGGACTGGATAGATAATACAATGATATTTTTAGAGGTGGATGATGTTGACAGGTACTGGGATGAGCTTTCAGCATTAAATCTTACGGCTAAATATAAAACAGCCCGGCTAACCTCCACCCGGGTGGAACATTGGGGAAAAGAATGTTTTCTGCATGACCCATCGGGAATATTATGGCATTTTGGGCAGTTTTTTTGA
- a CDS encoding glycoside hydrolase family protein: MKQRKITLAILVICCFGSLKLYAQHYIDGRPSASLRLQCTDEGVVLRHGNGADSCDTFGAREAIVNEVDNKYYLFYDGAGKDGWRACLAESDDLKNWNKKGAILALGDPGKSDSKSASAPWVIKSDGVWHMFYLGTPHTTPAPDRIPAFPYLTMKAQAKSIKGPWIKQYDVTPFVEKANSFYTVTSSPGFIVKVNGEFLQFFSGASEDANGTKRTLGLARTKNLNGSWNIDPKPLFPPTEQVENSSVFFEQATKTWYLFTNHIGITKENGEYTDAIWVYWTKDIYHWSEKNKAVVLDKSNCTWAKGAIGMPTVIKVGNRLAMLYDGVEGTSTSHMGRDIGLAWIQLPLKIQ, translated from the coding sequence ATGAAGCAAAGAAAAATTACTTTAGCGATATTGGTTATCTGTTGTTTCGGTTCATTGAAGCTATATGCTCAACACTATATAGACGGAAGACCTTCCGCATCATTACGTTTACAATGCACTGATGAAGGCGTTGTGTTGAGGCACGGAAACGGAGCCGACAGTTGTGACACATTTGGCGCGAGGGAAGCTATTGTTAACGAGGTTGACAATAAATATTACTTGTTTTATGACGGTGCCGGAAAAGATGGATGGAGAGCTTGTTTAGCCGAAAGTGATGATCTCAAAAACTGGAACAAAAAAGGAGCTATTCTTGCCCTGGGGGATCCTGGAAAAAGCGATTCAAAAAGTGCATCTGCTCCCTGGGTAATTAAAAGTGATGGTGTATGGCACATGTTCTACCTGGGTACTCCGCATACAACACCCGCTCCGGACAGGATACCCGCTTTCCCTTATCTAACTATGAAAGCGCAGGCCAAATCTATTAAAGGCCCATGGATTAAACAATATGATGTTACTCCTTTTGTTGAAAAAGCAAATAGCTTTTATACAGTAACCTCCAGTCCGGGGTTTATTGTTAAGGTAAATGGAGAGTTTCTACAGTTCTTCAGTGGTGCTTCCGAAGATGCCAACGGAACTAAAAGAACCCTTGGACTGGCAAGAACTAAAAATTTAAACGGTAGCTGGAATATTGATCCAAAACCATTATTCCCGCCCACTGAACAGGTAGAAAATTCATCTGTATTTTTTGAACAGGCTACTAAAACATGGTATTTATTTACAAACCATATCGGAATAACAAAGGAAAATGGAGAATACACCGATGCCATATGGGTATACTGGACAAAAGATATTTACCATTGGAGTGAGAAAAACAAAGCCGTTGTATTAGATAAGTCGAATTGCACATGGGCTAAAGGAGCCATAGGAATGCCCACCGTAATTAAAGTAGGGAATAGGTTGGCAATGCTATATGATGGGGTTGAAGGAACCAGTACAAGTCACATGGGTAGGGATATAGGCCTGGCCTGGATTCAATTGCCATTAAAAATTCAATAA
- a CDS encoding alpha-L-fucosidase — MKRLALLLFTFFSLAASAQTFEPNWASLNMRKMPAWFHQDKFGIFIHWGLYSVPAYAPVIPNSGYSYAEWYWQRIATEKQKDFVAFHNKNYGADFLYPQFEPMFKAEMFDPQQWAQVFKNSGARYVVLTSKHHEGYCLWNSAEADRDWGRSWNAVSGTPKRDLLGDLTNAVRQEGLKMGYYYSLYEWYNPLWLKDKKRFVTEHMIPQFKDLVTKYKPSIIFSDGEWELPDTAWHSPELLAWLFNESPVAKEVVVDDRWGSNTRDNNKGATYTTSEYGSGKDASVIWEESQGIGHSYGYNRNEKLEDYKSGHDLILMLIDIVSRGGNLLLDIGPTADGRIPVIMQQRLSEIGSWLKLNGEAIYETEAYKQPYQWSNGIRREKKGKSYMAGYSITQLVKPQKDTAYVEAFFTVKNKDLFCILPTYTPTFKLRNFHAKANGTATILGTGKSLKLKNTDKDCVIDLSGLKPGDASAELIVLKLNNAL; from the coding sequence ATGAAAAGATTAGCTCTCCTTTTATTTACCTTTTTTAGCCTTGCCGCTTCGGCACAAACATTTGAACCTAATTGGGCTTCTTTAAACATGCGCAAAATGCCGGCATGGTTCCATCAGGATAAGTTTGGCATATTTATTCATTGGGGTTTGTACTCCGTTCCTGCTTATGCTCCTGTAATACCTAACAGTGGTTACAGCTATGCCGAATGGTATTGGCAACGCATTGCAACAGAAAAGCAAAAAGATTTCGTGGCTTTTCATAACAAAAACTATGGCGCCGATTTTTTGTATCCGCAATTTGAACCGATGTTCAAGGCAGAGATGTTCGATCCTCAACAGTGGGCACAGGTATTTAAAAACTCGGGAGCACGTTATGTGGTACTCACCTCAAAGCACCATGAAGGTTATTGTTTATGGAACAGCGCGGAGGCCGACAGGGACTGGGGACGTTCATGGAACGCGGTATCGGGTACACCAAAGCGGGATTTGCTTGGGGACCTCACCAATGCTGTAAGACAAGAAGGTTTAAAAATGGGATATTATTACTCATTGTATGAGTGGTATAACCCCTTGTGGTTGAAAGATAAAAAACGGTTTGTAACCGAACATATGATCCCCCAATTTAAAGACCTGGTTACCAAGTATAAACCTTCTATTATTTTCTCCGATGGCGAATGGGAATTGCCAGATACCGCCTGGCATAGCCCGGAGCTGCTGGCATGGTTATTTAACGAATCGCCGGTAGCTAAAGAAGTGGTGGTTGATGATAGATGGGGAAGTAATACGCGTGATAATAATAAAGGCGCTACCTATACTACATCTGAGTACGGGAGCGGCAAGGATGCGAGTGTAATATGGGAAGAAAGCCAGGGTATAGGGCATTCTTACGGCTATAACCGCAACGAAAAATTAGAGGATTATAAAAGCGGGCACGACCTTATTTTAATGCTTATAGATATCGTATCCCGTGGGGGAAACCTGTTACTTGACATTGGCCCCACGGCTGATGGGCGCATCCCCGTAATTATGCAACAGCGGCTCAGCGAAATTGGCAGTTGGTTAAAACTAAACGGCGAGGCAATCTATGAGACTGAGGCTTACAAACAACCCTATCAATGGAGCAATGGTATCAGGCGCGAGAAGAAGGGCAAAAGTTATATGGCCGGATATAGCATTACCCAACTGGTAAAGCCTCAAAAAGATACCGCCTATGTTGAAGCATTTTTTACAGTAAAAAATAAAGATCTATTCTGCATTCTGCCTACTTACACCCCTACATTTAAGTTGCGTAATTTCCACGCAAAAGCTAATGGCACCGCAACTATTTTGGGAACCGGTAAATCGTTAAAATTAAAAAATACGGACAAGGATTGTGTTATTGACCTATCAGGATTAAAGCCTGGCGATGCATCTGCTGAGTTAATCGTTTTAAAGCTTAATAATGCCTTGTAA